From Treponema sp. J25, a single genomic window includes:
- a CDS encoding anti-phage-associated DUF1156 domain-containing protein, which yields MSYKPFIEVQFPLARLSAESYKERKAGSGQTLTGLGKWWGRKPLILVRAALLGLLMPASEDPQKDREIFYKILTMDEDGLWRRKTKTMSAADIAEHLSPKEYEGFIETSGGKPAWVRGMSKEEKTRLEQLAFTRLPYEEKLAYCCRPEEIDGPGPEAWEAINAHLGTRSHNLQELFTELSEKAFGRRARVGDCFCGGGSVPFEAARLGLETYGSDLNPVAALLTWGAIHLVGGGKELQEEIRRAQEEVWQKVDAQITAWGIEHDGQGNRADAYLYCVEVQCPATGLWVPLAPSWVISEKYRVVAKLRRNDRRGGYDIDIVTGASDKELAEARKGTVQDSELVDPEDPSRRYSIASLRGDRRGENGETIYGLRLWENDDLVPRPGDVFQERLYCVRWVSPTGERIYKSVTPEDLEREAKVLALLKERFHAWQKAGYIPSKKITPGYNTEQPIRERGWTYWHHLFNPRQLLVHGLLMENILEKYKQSVIKATLLSMGRLVNWDSKLIQWLSLRPGEGSSQTFSNQALNTFYNYPIRGYITIKSILDTNINNDNLIFNYLSTILPLDARDVSYTADLWITDPPYADAVNYHELADFFLAWYEKHLPKLFPDWYADSRAALAVRGADEDFKKSMVDIYSNLARHMSDNGLQLVMFTHQDAGVWADLGMILWAAGLRVTAAWTIGTETSSGLKKGNYVQGTVLLVLRKRTDTRRVWLDELYPEVEDEVRRQLDTMQGIDDTLAPQFGDTDYQLAAYAAALRVLTAYSQIEDMNIEHELFRLRGKNEESQFEKIIDRAVRIATNYRIPRGITNYTWRNLEAIERLYLSGLELERHGECRQGAYQELARGFGVNEYRFLLGDTDANMARFKTASEFKRTILSVQTGSRDSDQAAFAKSLTRQILFALSETVKTENPREGFNYLKTELPDYWGRRDDIINLLEYFGAAKAISGFSHWHKDAEAAALLAGLIRNDYVGSR from the coding sequence ATGTCTTATAAGCCCTTTATCGAAGTACAGTTCCCCCTGGCCCGGCTTTCGGCGGAAAGTTATAAGGAACGGAAAGCCGGTTCGGGTCAAACCTTGACTGGCTTAGGTAAGTGGTGGGGAAGAAAGCCCCTTATCCTGGTACGGGCTGCACTCCTTGGACTCCTTATGCCTGCTTCGGAGGACCCCCAAAAGGACCGGGAAATTTTTTATAAGATCCTTACGATGGATGAAGATGGGCTCTGGCGGCGCAAAACCAAAACCATGAGCGCCGCGGATATAGCGGAGCATCTTAGCCCCAAAGAATATGAAGGCTTCATAGAAACATCGGGTGGAAAGCCAGCCTGGGTTCGAGGTATGAGCAAAGAGGAAAAAACGAGGCTAGAACAACTTGCCTTTACCCGGCTCCCCTATGAAGAAAAACTCGCTTACTGCTGCCGACCCGAAGAGATAGATGGCCCAGGTCCGGAAGCATGGGAAGCTATCAATGCCCACCTGGGAACCCGGTCCCACAATCTCCAGGAGCTTTTTACTGAACTTTCGGAGAAGGCCTTTGGGCGCCGGGCCAGGGTGGGGGACTGTTTCTGCGGCGGCGGCTCCGTTCCCTTTGAGGCGGCCCGGCTTGGTCTAGAGACCTATGGAAGCGACCTTAACCCCGTCGCGGCCCTCTTAACCTGGGGAGCCATACACCTTGTGGGGGGCGGCAAGGAGTTACAGGAAGAAATCCGCCGGGCCCAGGAAGAGGTCTGGCAGAAGGTTGATGCCCAAATTACCGCCTGGGGCATTGAACACGATGGACAGGGCAACCGGGCCGATGCGTACCTCTATTGTGTGGAAGTACAATGCCCCGCCACGGGGCTTTGGGTGCCCCTAGCCCCAAGCTGGGTTATCAGCGAAAAATACCGGGTGGTGGCAAAGCTCAGGCGCAACGACCGGCGCGGGGGCTACGACATCGATATTGTTACCGGCGCAAGCGACAAGGAGCTAGCGGAAGCCCGGAAGGGGACCGTGCAGGACTCGGAACTGGTAGACCCGGAAGACCCTAGCCGGCGCTACTCCATTGCAAGCCTCCGGGGGGACCGGCGGGGAGAAAATGGAGAAACCATCTATGGCCTGAGGCTCTGGGAAAACGATGACCTTGTTCCCCGGCCGGGCGATGTGTTCCAGGAACGGCTCTACTGTGTGCGCTGGGTAAGCCCAACGGGCGAGCGCATCTACAAAAGCGTTACGCCAGAAGACCTGGAGCGGGAAGCGAAGGTGCTTGCCCTCCTTAAAGAGCGCTTCCACGCCTGGCAGAAAGCGGGCTATATCCCGTCGAAGAAAATTACCCCAGGTTACAATACCGAACAGCCTATCCGCGAGCGCGGCTGGACATATTGGCATCACCTCTTTAACCCGCGGCAGTTGTTGGTGCATGGGTTGTTGATGGAAAATATCCTTGAGAAGTATAAACAGAGTGTTATTAAAGCTACATTACTTTCAATGGGCAGGTTAGTTAACTGGGATTCAAAGCTCATTCAATGGTTAAGTTTAAGACCTGGAGAAGGTTCATCGCAAACATTTTCTAATCAAGCATTAAATACCTTTTATAATTATCCAATAAGAGGTTATATTACAATTAAGTCAATATTAGATACAAATATCAATAATGACAATTTAATTTTTAATTACTTATCAACCATCCTCCCCCTCGACGCCCGGGATGTGAGCTATACCGCCGACCTCTGGATTACCGACCCGCCCTACGCCGATGCGGTGAACTACCATGAGCTCGCGGACTTTTTCCTGGCTTGGTACGAAAAACATCTACCTAAGCTCTTCCCCGACTGGTATGCCGACAGCCGCGCCGCCCTGGCTGTCCGGGGCGCCGACGAGGACTTTAAAAAGAGCATGGTGGACATCTACTCCAACCTGGCCCGCCACATGAGCGACAATGGCCTCCAGCTTGTCATGTTCACCCATCAAGACGCAGGGGTCTGGGCAGACCTGGGCATGATCCTCTGGGCTGCGGGGCTCCGGGTTACCGCCGCCTGGACAATCGGTACTGAGACTTCAAGCGGCCTTAAAAAGGGTAACTATGTCCAGGGGACGGTGCTCCTCGTGCTCCGCAAGCGCACCGACACCCGCCGGGTCTGGCTCGATGAACTGTATCCTGAGGTGGAAGACGAGGTGCGCCGCCAGCTCGATACGATGCAAGGTATCGACGATACCTTGGCTCCCCAGTTTGGTGACACGGATTATCAGCTTGCAGCCTATGCGGCGGCCCTCCGGGTGCTGACCGCCTATTCCCAGATAGAAGACATGAATATAGAGCATGAGCTCTTCCGGCTCAGGGGGAAAAACGAAGAGAGCCAGTTCGAAAAGATAATTGACCGGGCAGTCCGCATCGCCACAAACTACCGTATTCCCCGGGGTATTACTAATTACACCTGGCGCAATCTGGAAGCCATCGAGCGGCTCTATCTATCTGGTCTAGAACTGGAGCGGCACGGCGAATGCCGGCAGGGAGCCTACCAGGAACTGGCCCGGGGCTTTGGGGTAAACGAATACCGCTTCTTGCTCGGCGACACAGATGCCAATATGGCCCGCTTTAAGACCGCCTCGGAATTCAAGCGGACCATCCTCTCGGTGCAGACAGGCAGCCGTGACTCTGACCAGGCCGCCTTTGCAAAAAGCCTTACCCGGCAAATCCTCTTTGCCCTCTCCGAAACGGTCAAAACCGAAAACCCCCGGGAGGGCTTTAATTACCTTAAGACGGAGCTTCCCGACTACTGGGGCCGGCGGGATGATATCATCAATCTGCTTGAATACTTTGGAGCAGCAAAGGCTATATCTGGTTTTTCCCACTGGCATAAGGATGCGGAGGCCGCAGCTCTCCTTGCGGGCCTTATCCGTAACGACTATGTAGGATCCCGATGA
- a CDS encoding DUF499 domain-containing protein, which produces MPTLAETCIPRKSVFDRARRDTVLNLSDLLQNRLDIDYARQFFEENYITAGMKVLIQKSFDRLSGKQDQPSAYLLSQAMGGGKTHSMIALGLLARYPEIRHRLGTDFQLGNEVYTVIGFDGRESDYPFGLWGALADQLGQKDLFASLYTPLQAPGVTSWVHLLKNKSVIILLDELPPYFNNARSIQIGSSNLAEVTATALSNLLVAANREELSRVVIVISDLSSTAYTDGSLLINQALENFRQETQRNVVPIEPVATQGDEIFHILRTRLFETLPDNAVRDAIAVAYAKSVEQARQMDLTAETPASFASQIRESYPFHYALRDLYGRFKANPGFQQTRGLLRLMRAVTANLWESGKAQRLELIHPYDIDLNVQEIFNEFSTINPTLTEAIRVDIANFGASHAEQLDAKLGGESQAQDAAKLLYVASLSTAQNPELGLHDGELIAWLCRPGRDVSRMKTDVLEQLPASAWYLHVSNDGRLYFKNVRNLAATLHSYVESYNRETKIKELREYLVSLFKPIRGDVYQECLVLPNWEEAQPGIEKTVLIVTDPFSVTGTSQQIPLHQEWIHFYENLEYKNRVLFLTGDRDTMEEVLKNAALLKAIRTILAEQESEHLSERDPQRIEANRSRDRILLSLRSAIQQTFSMVLYPGRSGLRKEEIKFVFDANSFNGEDQIREALKQCQKFSDGSGNIESWISKIEDRLFDNQNPVRWRDIKARAATKPDWPLHLPRFLDDVKNQALRLGKWREEGDLIRKGPFPKEPSTVSIIVKNRDETTGVTVLDIRPVGGTKVVYEIGDGEPTTTSEVVPNYSAFETKDLRLTFKCIDENDPGRKSKIVRWTNKITLQSRVFEQAGERYIELLAIPPVPIYYTTDGTDPRIHGVSYEGPFPIPSGCRVIQAIGKKDDIESDLLTRDIQQITNRSVDPARSLIWKTKRFINLTTNDAWELISRMEEFNAIGEGITLYLEFPETGGEEFNYTAPPGIKKSGVELRKILEMIGSYGDTPNITLSLHQLHFERGQGFLDWVNKYRIAYDFDREVHQ; this is translated from the coding sequence ATGCCAACACTAGCTGAAACCTGTATCCCCCGGAAGTCCGTTTTTGACCGGGCCCGACGCGACACGGTACTTAACTTAAGTGATCTCTTACAGAATAGGCTTGATATCGATTATGCCCGTCAATTCTTTGAGGAAAATTATATTACCGCCGGCATGAAGGTCCTTATCCAAAAAAGTTTTGATCGGCTTTCTGGTAAACAGGATCAACCCTCTGCGTACCTTTTATCCCAGGCTATGGGTGGCGGTAAAACCCATAGCATGATTGCTCTGGGGCTCTTAGCCCGCTATCCTGAAATCCGTCATCGATTAGGGACGGATTTTCAATTAGGGAATGAGGTCTATACTGTTATCGGTTTCGATGGTCGGGAATCGGATTACCCCTTTGGTCTATGGGGTGCCCTGGCGGATCAGTTAGGGCAGAAAGACCTCTTTGCATCCCTGTATACTCCTTTGCAGGCCCCAGGGGTAACATCCTGGGTGCATCTATTAAAAAACAAATCTGTCATTATTCTATTAGATGAATTGCCTCCCTATTTTAATAATGCCCGGTCTATCCAAATTGGTTCTTCCAATCTAGCAGAAGTAACAGCTACAGCCCTCTCAAATTTGCTTGTTGCTGCAAACCGAGAAGAACTTTCGCGGGTAGTCATTGTAATCTCTGATCTTTCTTCCACTGCGTATACTGATGGTTCGCTGCTCATTAACCAAGCTTTGGAAAATTTCAGACAAGAAACACAACGGAATGTTGTTCCTATCGAACCAGTGGCAACCCAGGGGGATGAAATCTTTCATATTCTCCGGACTCGCCTTTTTGAAACCCTGCCAGATAACGCTGTTCGTGATGCTATTGCAGTGGCCTATGCAAAGTCGGTGGAACAGGCAAGGCAGATGGATCTGACGGCAGAAACACCCGCTTCCTTTGCAAGTCAGATTCGGGAATCCTATCCCTTTCATTATGCTCTACGAGATCTTTATGGTCGCTTTAAAGCCAACCCAGGATTCCAGCAGACCAGGGGATTACTCCGACTTATGAGGGCTGTTACTGCAAATCTTTGGGAATCGGGGAAAGCCCAACGGCTTGAACTTATCCATCCTTACGATATTGATTTAAATGTTCAGGAAATCTTTAATGAATTTTCTACAATAAATCCAACCCTTACCGAAGCAATACGGGTAGACATTGCCAACTTTGGTGCATCCCATGCCGAACAGCTTGATGCCAAATTAGGTGGTGAAAGTCAAGCTCAGGATGCGGCAAAGCTTTTGTATGTCGCTTCTTTGTCTACTGCACAAAATCCAGAACTGGGGCTTCATGACGGTGAACTTATCGCATGGCTATGCAGACCCGGCAGAGATGTGTCCCGTATGAAAACAGATGTGCTGGAACAGCTTCCGGCCAGTGCTTGGTACCTCCACGTGTCTAATGATGGAAGGCTTTATTTTAAGAATGTACGAAACCTCGCGGCAACCCTTCATAGCTATGTAGAATCGTACAATAGGGAAACAAAAATAAAAGAATTGCGGGAATATTTAGTAAGCCTGTTTAAACCCATCCGAGGAGATGTATACCAGGAATGCCTGGTGTTACCGAATTGGGAGGAAGCTCAACCAGGAATAGAAAAAACAGTGTTAATTGTTACCGATCCCTTCTCTGTAACGGGCACTTCACAGCAAATACCTTTGCACCAGGAATGGATCCATTTTTATGAGAACCTGGAATACAAAAATAGGGTGCTTTTTCTTACCGGTGATCGGGATACAATGGAAGAGGTATTAAAAAATGCCGCACTCCTTAAAGCTATCCGTACTATCCTGGCGGAACAGGAAAGTGAACATCTTTCTGAACGGGATCCTCAAAGGATAGAAGCTAACCGGAGCAGAGATCGTATTTTGTTGAGTCTCAGGAGCGCCATACAGCAAACCTTTAGTATGGTTCTCTATCCGGGACGGTCAGGTTTACGGAAAGAAGAAATTAAGTTTGTTTTTGATGCCAATTCCTTTAATGGTGAAGATCAGATCCGTGAAGCCCTGAAGCAGTGCCAGAAATTTAGCGATGGGAGTGGAAATATTGAAAGCTGGATTAGCAAAATAGAAGACCGTTTGTTCGATAATCAAAATCCAGTTCGATGGCGGGATATTAAAGCCCGGGCAGCCACTAAGCCGGATTGGCCCTTACATCTGCCCCGATTCCTTGATGATGTAAAAAATCAGGCTCTTCGCCTGGGTAAATGGCGCGAAGAGGGGGATCTTATTCGAAAGGGACCGTTCCCGAAAGAACCTAGTACTGTTTCTATTATTGTAAAAAACAGGGATGAGACCACAGGTGTTACGGTATTGGATATTCGTCCTGTAGGTGGAACCAAAGTCGTTTATGAAATTGGAGATGGGGAGCCTACCACAACGAGTGAAGTTGTTCCAAACTATTCGGCCTTTGAAACAAAGGATTTACGGCTGACATTTAAGTGTATCGATGAAAATGATCCAGGCCGGAAGAGTAAAATTGTCCGATGGACCAATAAGATTACTCTGCAAAGTCGGGTTTTTGAGCAGGCAGGAGAACGATATATAGAACTCCTGGCGATACCTCCTGTTCCTATTTATTATACAACCGATGGCACCGATCCAAGAATTCATGGAGTGTCCTACGAGGGCCCTTTTCCAATTCCTTCTGGTTGCAGGGTCATTCAGGCCATAGGGAAAAAAGATGATATCGAAAGCGATCTGCTTACTCGGGATATTCAGCAAATAACAAATAGAAGCGTGGACCCCGCCCGTTCATTAATCTGGAAAACAAAGCGTTTTATAAACCTTACTACAAATGATGCGTGGGAACTTATTAGTCGTATGGAAGAATTTAATGCTATAGGAGAAGGTATAACTCTCTATCTGGAATTCCCTGAGACTGGCGGTGAAGAATTTAATTATACCGCTCCCCCGGGAATTAAAAAAAGCGGTGTAGAACTCCGAAAAATCCTAGAAATGATAGGATCCTATGGGGACACTCCAAATATCACGTTGAGCCTTCACCAATTGCATTTTGAACGGGGGCAAGGTTTTCTTGATTGGGTTAATAAATATAGAATTGCCTACGATTTTGATCGAGAGGTACATCAGTGA
- a CDS encoding toll/interleukin-1 receptor domain-containing protein translates to MKAFISYCAHNYYQHAQKAKEFLEAIEIKSFLADDDLRTASDWKNTIVKEINTSEIFIPLLSKEFKASDWCSQELGIAYSQAKKIIPISLDGTKPYGFINHLQTRSYENYGLQLLIAEGLLENHIMNGGLGFAKLVKEAGCFRYSEIVFKILYPFFDVLDKETLNQIIVSAIKNGQVWLANECAEKYIPELLKKRKNDIDPELYRKLEYQIREGRWYSDNV, encoded by the coding sequence ATGAAAGCTTTTATTAGTTATTGTGCACATAACTACTACCAGCATGCTCAAAAAGCAAAAGAATTTTTAGAGGCAATAGAAATTAAATCGTTTCTAGCAGATGACGATTTAAGAACTGCATCTGATTGGAAAAATACAATTGTTAAAGAAATTAATACATCAGAAATATTTATACCTTTACTTTCTAAGGAATTTAAAGCCTCTGATTGGTGTTCTCAAGAGCTAGGGATTGCTTATTCGCAGGCGAAAAAGATAATTCCGATTAGCCTTGATGGTACAAAACCGTATGGATTTATCAATCATCTGCAAACAAGATCCTATGAGAATTATGGGTTACAGTTACTCATAGCAGAAGGTCTACTGGAAAATCATATTATGAATGGGGGCTTAGGTTTTGCTAAACTTGTAAAAGAGGCTGGATGTTTTCGATATTCAGAAATAGTTTTTAAAATACTGTACCCCTTTTTCGATGTTTTAGATAAAGAGACCTTAAATCAGATAATTGTATCCGCTATAAAAAATGGCCAAGTATGGTTAGCCAATGAATGTGCAGAAAAGTATATACCTGAATTGCTAAAAAAACGAAAAAACGATATAGATCCTGAACTATATAGAAAATTAGAATATCAAATCAGAGAAGGAAGATGGTATTCTGATAATGTATAA
- a CDS encoding ATP-binding protein: MLTKLEIHNFKNFETISIDVAQVTVLVGPNNSGKTTILQALTLWDIALRKWIAKKTSSKAKERTGVTINRQDLFAIPVPEAKLLWHDLHVRSGVGENSAVFLTIVLEGITDQKKWKAGLQFYYANPESLYVKPMEGLDNPENLELAQKETVAYLPPMSGLSAVEERLEEGSIRRRIGEGRTAEVLRNLLWKIYDTDKSAWNELCQVVNKEFVTELLPPHYHSATSLITCRIKEKNHPEMDITASGRGFQQFVLLYSYLYYQKHTILLLDEPDAHLEIIRQKSLFNALADYCKKNNNQLIIATHSEAILDTAAENGDLILAFVGTPHRVQKLEHLKKSLSDIPASDYMLALEKQRILYVEGTTDLAMLKAFAKVLQHPVQEKLQQTFVVYMNTNDLSFCRKHFLGLKEAVPELQAVLLTDHLTTKPEMPPGLLHLEWKRNEIECYLPLPTVLYRYFSDNTEQRSELFTSETQALLQEIITQETAPAALVDPNHEFWKNEKLSDKWLSPILRKYYEAIRYPMELRKSDFYLLAELARPEELDPEIKEKLDTLERML, from the coding sequence ATGCTTACGAAACTTGAAATCCATAATTTTAAAAATTTTGAAACCATCTCGATTGATGTAGCTCAGGTTACTGTCCTGGTGGGGCCTAACAATTCCGGAAAAACCACCATATTACAGGCTTTAACACTCTGGGATATAGCACTGCGAAAATGGATTGCTAAGAAAACGAGCAGCAAAGCAAAAGAACGGACCGGCGTAACCATCAATAGGCAGGATTTGTTTGCTATCCCCGTACCGGAAGCAAAGCTCCTCTGGCACGATCTGCATGTCCGATCCGGAGTTGGCGAAAACAGCGCTGTTTTTTTAACGATTGTTTTAGAAGGTATAACAGACCAAAAAAAATGGAAAGCGGGTTTGCAGTTTTATTATGCTAACCCTGAATCGTTATACGTAAAGCCCATGGAAGGGCTGGATAATCCTGAAAATCTTGAACTAGCTCAAAAAGAAACAGTAGCATATTTGCCGCCCATGTCCGGCCTTTCAGCCGTAGAAGAACGCCTGGAAGAAGGCAGTATCCGCAGGCGTATCGGAGAAGGTCGTACCGCCGAGGTGCTTCGGAACCTGCTTTGGAAAATCTATGATACCGATAAAAGTGCTTGGAATGAACTTTGCCAGGTTGTAAATAAAGAATTTGTTACCGAACTATTGCCGCCCCACTATCATAGTGCAACGAGCCTTATCACCTGCAGAATAAAGGAAAAGAATCATCCTGAAATGGATATTACCGCCAGCGGAAGGGGATTCCAACAGTTCGTTTTGCTATATAGTTATTTGTATTATCAAAAACACACCATATTGCTTCTGGACGAGCCCGATGCTCATCTGGAAATAATTCGTCAGAAATCTCTCTTTAACGCCCTTGCGGATTATTGTAAAAAAAATAATAACCAGCTCATCATTGCCACCCATTCGGAAGCTATTCTGGATACCGCTGCGGAAAATGGGGATCTCATTCTTGCCTTTGTAGGAACCCCTCACCGGGTTCAAAAACTGGAACACTTAAAAAAATCCCTCTCTGATATTCCCGCATCGGATTATATGCTGGCCCTGGAAAAGCAACGCATTCTGTATGTAGAGGGCACGACAGATCTAGCCATGCTCAAGGCCTTTGCAAAGGTATTACAGCATCCTGTGCAAGAAAAATTGCAACAGACCTTTGTGGTCTACATGAATACCAATGACCTTTCATTTTGCAGAAAGCATTTCTTAGGCCTTAAAGAGGCTGTCCCTGAGCTACAAGCAGTACTTCTTACCGACCATCTAACGACAAAACCAGAGATGCCGCCGGGTCTTCTTCATCTTGAATGGAAACGGAACGAAATAGAATGCTATCTTCCCCTTCCAACTGTTCTATACCGTTATTTTTCAGATAATACAGAACAAAGAAGCGAGCTGTTTACCTCCGAGACTCAAGCTCTATTGCAGGAAATAATTACCCAGGAAACAGCTCCGGCAGCCCTCGTCGATCCAAACCATGAGTTCTGGAAAAATGAAAAGCTATCCGACAAATGGCTAAGCCCTATATTGCGAAAATATTACGAAGCTATCAGGTACCCCATGGAATTGCGGAAAAGCGATTTTTATCTCCTCGCGGAGCTGGCGCGGCCAGAGGAACTCGACCCGGAAATAAAAGAGAAACTTGATACGCTTGAACGTATGTTATAA
- a CDS encoding DUF3780 domain-containing protein, translated as MTGKFAGFGFDPLKYNHFFSLLLPVAKGSPEKAVVKIVEHFEWKDSIPDIAAVPYDSRELKALISLSLFKEITEPVKAEFNRRLTAKGLPTGKWPAKGGTALLSPAFGKELLVLLWAIEDADPTLVQNAVRNWLGLSPEERWWLYTMTNAATGQAFAGRNRGWRKALRFALCENPITDMAIIRKKPVLELELFEDE; from the coding sequence GTGACCGGTAAGTTTGCTGGTTTTGGCTTTGATCCCTTGAAGTATAACCATTTTTTTAGTTTGTTATTGCCTGTAGCAAAGGGTAGTCCAGAAAAAGCTGTCGTTAAAATTGTTGAACATTTTGAATGGAAGGACAGTATCCCTGATATAGCTGCCGTTCCCTATGACAGCAGGGAACTAAAAGCTCTTATTTCTCTCTCACTTTTTAAAGAAATAACTGAGCCCGTAAAGGCAGAATTTAATCGCCGCCTTACCGCAAAGGGGCTGCCAACCGGTAAGTGGCCTGCAAAAGGTGGTACTGCCTTGCTAAGCCCCGCATTTGGCAAAGAGCTTTTGGTTCTTCTCTGGGCTATAGAGGATGCGGATCCAACCCTGGTTCAGAATGCGGTCCGTAACTGGCTCGGGCTTTCTCCTGAGGAACGTTGGTGGCTCTATACCATGACCAATGCCGCCACAGGCCAGGCCTTTGCGGGCCGTAACCGGGGCTGGCGCAAGGCGCTTCGCTTTGCCCTTTGCGAAAATCCTATTACCGATATGGCAATTATCAGGAAAAAGCCGGTTTTAGAACTGGAGCTGTTTGAGGACGAATAG
- a CDS encoding pyridoxal phosphate-dependent aminotransferase: MRRSIVHPHAGKIHYEIRDIVAVAKTIESRWHIPIIWENIGDPVKKGESVPEWIRSIVAEKTRENCSYAYSETEGIGESREFIAAQVNQRRNQVVQGTNGNTLPGAPCSHLEQEDIIFFNGLGDAIGKLYQLLDPASRILIPSPCYPAHAGAETFHSGKPPITYPLDPLRNWEPDLNQLEQLVEMNPDIVGIVYINPGNPTGTVYTPETISHIVEIVRRHGLFIIADETYLNIHFGPSPTASLAQVIGDVPGIALRSISKEIPWPGARCGWIEVYNKATNREFALYIEGIAAAKRLEVCATSLPQLCIPAIMGNPQYSAHLEKRKAQFAQRAQEAREAFRGKEGLTFIMPEGAFYATVLFDTDFLAEERSKKRPFSIETASLASYIESIIEHATHPSAPDKRFAYWLLASTGICVVPLSGFATEFQGFRFTLLEQDDRKRQAIFATLAERAQRYMEEN, translated from the coding sequence ATGCGCAGAAGCATTGTGCATCCCCATGCGGGGAAAATCCATTATGAAATCCGGGATATCGTCGCCGTAGCAAAAACCATCGAAAGCCGCTGGCATATTCCCATCATCTGGGAGAACATCGGGGACCCCGTAAAAAAGGGGGAAAGCGTTCCTGAATGGATTCGCTCCATAGTGGCAGAAAAAACCAGAGAAAACTGTTCCTATGCCTATTCTGAAACCGAAGGTATCGGAGAAAGCCGGGAATTTATTGCGGCCCAGGTAAATCAACGAAGGAACCAAGTCGTACAAGGAACTAACGGTAACACCTTGCCTGGGGCTCCCTGCTCCCACCTCGAACAGGAGGATATCATCTTTTTTAATGGTCTTGGGGACGCAATTGGAAAATTATACCAGCTATTAGACCCCGCTTCTCGCATCCTTATCCCTTCTCCTTGTTATCCTGCCCATGCTGGCGCAGAGACCTTCCATTCAGGGAAGCCTCCCATTACCTATCCACTGGATCCTTTACGGAACTGGGAGCCCGACCTCAATCAACTAGAACAGCTTGTGGAAATGAACCCTGATATCGTCGGAATTGTATACATCAATCCGGGGAATCCTACGGGAACGGTATATACACCAGAAACTATTTCACATATTGTAGAAATTGTTCGGCGCCACGGTTTGTTTATCATTGCTGATGAAACCTATCTTAACATCCATTTTGGGCCCTCTCCTACCGCATCCCTTGCCCAGGTGATTGGAGACGTTCCTGGTATCGCCCTCCGTTCAATTTCTAAAGAAATTCCCTGGCCCGGCGCTCGCTGTGGCTGGATTGAAGTATACAACAAAGCAACGAACAGAGAATTTGCCCTCTATATCGAAGGCATCGCTGCGGCAAAACGGCTTGAAGTCTGTGCCACTAGCCTTCCCCAACTCTGCATTCCCGCCATTATGGGTAATCCCCAATATTCTGCCCATCTGGAAAAACGGAAAGCCCAATTTGCCCAGCGAGCCCAGGAAGCCCGTGAAGCTTTTCGAGGGAAAGAAGGCCTTACATTTATCATGCCCGAAGGGGCCTTTTATGCCACGGTTCTGTTTGATACGGATTTCTTAGCAGAGGAAAGGTCAAAAAAAAGGCCCTTCTCTATAGAAACAGCATCCTTAGCCTCTTACATAGAAAGCATCATAGAACACGCAACTCATCCATCCGCTCCGGACAAACGTTTTGCGTATTGGCTTCTGGCAAGTACAGGGATCTGTGTGGTTCCCCTCTCGGGTTTTGCGACTGAGTTCCAAGGCTTTCGCTTTACCCTCCTCGAACAGGACGATAGGAAACGGCAGGCTATTTTTGCTACCCTTGCAGAACGCGCCCAACGGTATATGGAAGAAAACTAA